In the Halobellus sp. MBLA0158 genome, one interval contains:
- a CDS encoding LysE family translocator, producing the protein MNILLQGIVLGFSIAAPVGPIGVLCIQRTLSKGRLSGFVSGLGAASADAVYGAIAGFGVTLVSSLLLEHQTTIRIIGGALLLYLGVQSFRTEPTNDSTAATNTSELTRDYGSTFLLTITNPVTILAFVGIFAGLGIGTSGAYADAAALVGGVFLGSALWWLTLSVGVSLFRTRFTRTVMRRVSQLAGLIIVGFGILALWGAV; encoded by the coding sequence ATCAACATTCTGCTACAGGGCATCGTCCTCGGGTTCTCCATCGCCGCACCGGTTGGCCCGATTGGCGTCCTGTGTATCCAGCGAACGCTTTCTAAGGGCCGGCTCTCGGGGTTCGTCAGTGGACTCGGAGCCGCGTCTGCGGACGCCGTGTATGGTGCTATCGCGGGCTTCGGTGTCACACTCGTCTCGTCACTCCTGTTGGAGCACCAGACGACGATTCGGATCATCGGCGGGGCACTGCTGTTGTACCTTGGCGTCCAGTCCTTCCGTACCGAGCCGACAAACGACTCAACCGCAGCCACCAACACGAGTGAACTTACCAGAGACTACGGCTCGACGTTTCTGCTGACGATCACCAACCCAGTGACGATTCTCGCCTTCGTTGGCATCTTCGCTGGGCTCGGAATCGGGACTTCAGGTGCGTACGCCGACGCCGCCGCACTGGTCGGTGGTGTCTTCCTTGGTTCGGCTCTCTGGTGGCTCACGCTGAGCGTCGGTGTGAGTCTGTTCCGGACACGATTCACCCGGACTGTGATGCGGCGGGTGAGTCAACTGGCTGGTCTCATCATCGTCGGGTTCGGAATACTGGCTCTCTGGGGGGCGGTGTAG
- a CDS encoding sodium-dependent transporter, whose amino-acid sequence MQAARWSSQAGFLLATVGAAVGLGNIWRFSAVVGQNGGGAYLVPYLLAAFVCAVPMLVLELAIGRRLRTDVVSAFRSVKTEYTALGWLILGGVLLILSYYLVLTGWVLGFFVSWLAGSQTTFALFTASWLPVAYFVIATAVTGGVVSMGVRGGIERMSKIVMPTVFAILIALALYAVTLSEWEQATAFLFTPELSVLTDLGIWSAAFGQVFFSLSVGQGIMLTYGSYVDEETDLFRSSLVITIADIAAAVVAGLVIFPIVFSFGLQPTLGTELAFTTLPTAFATMPFGRVIAIAFFGLLFFAALSSAVALLEVGVAAAENTTRFSRQRATLLLTGGVFVAGIPSALSYSPVNLAVAGRPILDLVDESVGTFALPISALCIVVVFVWVADLETVPEELGRAFPVVRYLLPAVLLTVTAARALGIVRPAWRLLVDHTRNDPLGLFVAAALLLIFAVVGWKLRDRLPAPPCLQGRRR is encoded by the coding sequence ATGCAGGCAGCACGTTGGTCATCTCAGGCCGGCTTTCTTCTCGCGACGGTTGGCGCCGCCGTCGGGTTAGGTAACATCTGGCGGTTCTCCGCAGTCGTCGGCCAGAATGGCGGCGGTGCCTACCTCGTTCCCTACTTGCTTGCAGCTTTCGTTTGTGCTGTACCGATGCTAGTCTTAGAGCTCGCCATCGGACGCCGCCTTCGGACGGACGTGGTTTCTGCATTCCGTTCTGTGAAGACCGAGTATACGGCGCTCGGCTGGCTTATCCTCGGTGGTGTGCTCCTTATTCTGAGCTACTATCTTGTCCTCACCGGATGGGTACTCGGGTTCTTCGTCTCGTGGCTTGCCGGGTCACAGACGACGTTTGCGCTGTTCACGGCGAGCTGGCTCCCCGTTGCGTACTTCGTCATCGCGACGGCGGTGACTGGTGGTGTCGTCTCGATGGGGGTTCGCGGCGGAATCGAACGAATGTCTAAAATCGTGATGCCGACCGTGTTTGCTATTCTCATCGCACTTGCGCTGTACGCAGTCACGTTATCGGAGTGGGAGCAGGCCACCGCCTTTCTGTTCACTCCCGAGCTTTCGGTACTCACGGACCTTGGAATCTGGAGTGCGGCGTTCGGACAGGTCTTTTTCTCGCTCTCTGTCGGTCAGGGTATTATGCTCACTTACGGGAGTTACGTGGATGAGGAGACGGATCTATTCAGATCGTCGTTAGTGATCACGATCGCCGATATCGCGGCAGCTGTCGTTGCCGGCCTCGTCATCTTCCCGATCGTGTTCAGTTTCGGCCTCCAGCCAACCCTCGGGACGGAACTCGCGTTTACGACGCTGCCGACCGCCTTCGCGACGATGCCGTTCGGGCGAGTAATCGCCATCGCGTTTTTCGGACTGCTATTTTTCGCCGCGTTGTCGTCCGCCGTGGCGCTCCTTGAGGTCGGCGTCGCAGCCGCAGAGAACACGACGCGGTTCTCTCGCCAACGTGCGACGCTACTATTGACAGGTGGGGTGTTCGTGGCTGGGATCCCTTCGGCATTGAGTTATAGTCCCGTAAACCTTGCCGTCGCAGGGCGGCCGATTCTGGACTTGGTTGACGAATCAGTCGGAACATTCGCACTGCCCATCTCGGCACTCTGTATTGTAGTCGTCTTCGTCTGGGTCGCAGATCTCGAGACCGTTCCCGAGGAACTCGGACGCGCCTTCCCCGTGGTTCGCTATCTGCTTCCAGCTGTCCTCCTCACCGTCACCGCCGCTCGGGCTCTTGGAATCGTTCGCCCGGCATGGCGACTCCTCGTCGATCACACGCGAAACGACCCGCTCGGCCTGTTCGTCGCTGCCGCTCTCCTCCTCATCTTTGCAGTGGTTGGGTGGAAACTCCGGGACCGACTCCCTGCGCCTCCCTGTCTCCAGGGCCGACGACGGTAA
- a CDS encoding SLC13 family permease, with protein sequence MRSAVPRYLWRVCSVAVSRSTAFLAAAVAAIVLVVAIPIPGLSGAGSFAIATMAFAAVLWVTEGLPLPVTALCVPILLTVFGVFPTMAGALQGFADPIIFLLLAGFVLAEALQKHGVDRRIAYHLIATLGTSPRRLVLAIMAATAGLSMVVSNSATTAMMVPIALGVAREISGGPIVDDSDDRTPTNLEISLLLGTAYAASLGGVGTLIGTPANAIVVSQLDAHLGYTVGFLEWLAVGLPLVAISLPVAWYLLVRLFPPKTTDVAAARRHAEQMLDELGPLSPAGRRTLAVTAATAGLWILGGLDFAFEGVLPSVYYDTLFGGAGSIVGAPHQGVLYYVLVGLVAVPALIVGGCVDWEDVHSIDWGTLVLLGGGLALADGLAETDATRWLADATFGDLAGASILLVVVAVVAVTVLLSELASNTAVVAIFAPVLITIGPQYAGALGTTGEGAAVFLAITGAVAASFGFALPVATPPNAIAFGTGAVGRKHMLRAGWRLDVVMVMLATAAMLVTFRVAWPLVF encoded by the coding sequence ATGCGAAGTGCAGTACCACGCTATTTATGGAGGGTGTGTAGCGTGGCAGTCTCTCGGTCGACGGCGTTCCTCGCTGCCGCAGTTGCGGCAATTGTTTTGGTCGTCGCTATACCGATCCCGGGCTTGTCCGGGGCTGGATCGTTCGCAATCGCGACGATGGCATTCGCCGCCGTGCTGTGGGTAACCGAGGGGCTACCGCTGCCCGTGACTGCGCTCTGTGTGCCGATCCTCCTGACGGTGTTCGGCGTGTTTCCGACGATGGCCGGCGCGCTCCAGGGATTCGCCGATCCCATCATCTTCCTGCTGCTGGCGGGGTTCGTGCTTGCGGAAGCCCTCCAGAAGCACGGCGTCGACCGCCGCATCGCGTACCATCTGATCGCCACGCTCGGCACGTCACCGCGCCGACTCGTACTCGCTATTATGGCCGCGACGGCGGGCCTCTCGATGGTTGTCTCGAACTCCGCAACCACCGCGATGATGGTCCCCATCGCCCTGGGTGTTGCTCGCGAAATCAGTGGTGGACCGATCGTAGACGACTCCGATGACCGCACTCCCACTAACCTTGAGATCTCGCTGTTGCTGGGGACGGCGTATGCGGCGAGCCTCGGCGGCGTCGGTACACTTATCGGGACCCCAGCCAACGCCATCGTCGTCTCTCAACTTGACGCCCACCTCGGATACACCGTCGGCTTCCTTGAGTGGCTTGCCGTCGGGCTGCCGCTGGTCGCTATCAGTCTACCCGTCGCGTGGTACCTGCTCGTCCGCCTGTTCCCCCCCAAGACGACAGACGTCGCAGCCGCGCGCCGTCATGCCGAACAGATGCTTGATGAGTTGGGACCGCTGTCGCCGGCCGGTAGGCGGACACTCGCCGTCACCGCGGCGACAGCCGGCCTCTGGATCCTCGGCGGCCTCGACTTCGCGTTTGAGGGCGTGCTTCCATCAGTGTACTATGATACACTGTTCGGTGGTGCCGGCAGTATCGTCGGTGCTCCTCACCAGGGCGTGCTCTACTACGTGCTCGTCGGCCTCGTTGCCGTCCCTGCGCTGATCGTGGGGGGCTGCGTCGACTGGGAGGATGTACACAGCATCGACTGGGGCACGCTCGTCCTCTTGGGCGGCGGACTCGCGCTTGCGGATGGGCTCGCAGAGACGGACGCGACGCGGTGGCTCGCTGACGCCACGTTCGGGGACCTCGCCGGCGCGTCGATCCTCCTCGTGGTCGTCGCGGTAGTCGCGGTTACGGTGTTGTTGAGCGAGCTCGCATCGAACACGGCGGTGGTCGCTATCTTTGCGCCCGTGCTCATCACCATCGGCCCGCAGTACGCTGGCGCGCTCGGCACGACCGGCGAGGGCGCAGCGGTGTTCCTCGCAATTACGGGTGCGGTCGCGGCGAGCTTCGGGTTTGCACTCCCGGTTGCGACGCCCCCGAACGCCATCGCGTTCGGCACCGGCGCAGTCGGCCGCAAACATATGCTCCGCGCTGGCTGGCGGCTTGACGTGGTGATGGTTATGCTCGCAACCGCTGCGATGCTCGTGACGTTCCGGGTTGCGTGGCCGCTCGTGTTCTGA
- a CDS encoding CPBP family intramembrane glutamic endopeptidase, whose protein sequence is MFRTDHASFPKRFGVTLLAGTPGILALSGYIYLTTPASAVPAGLSLPLLAVSAGVNSLLLLTVACLVGTYTAPGVDMSSYLVGWAGTGDDIWRRLRPDVLLAVSLGVIGGLLILLLDVALAPFIAQDLPQSAIGATDATVVNVLVYAPVRFLYGGITEELLLRYGLMSALAFIGWVLTGRQSGGPGSGVMWVAIIISAVLFGIGHLPALAQSVGLTPALIARTILLNAIAGVLFGWLYWQRSLEAAMVAHAAFHIPLVVLSLIQVAIL, encoded by the coding sequence ATGTTTCGAACCGATCACGCCTCCTTCCCAAAGCGGTTCGGAGTGACGTTATTAGCCGGTACACCCGGGATCCTCGCTCTCAGCGGGTACATCTATCTTACGACGCCGGCGTCAGCTGTCCCGGCCGGACTATCGCTTCCACTCCTCGCTGTGTCTGCGGGTGTCAACTCACTGCTCCTCCTTACCGTCGCCTGTCTGGTTGGGACGTATACCGCTCCGGGAGTAGATATGTCATCGTACCTTGTGGGCTGGGCAGGAACAGGCGACGACATTTGGCGACGTCTCCGGCCCGACGTTCTACTTGCTGTTAGCCTCGGCGTCATCGGAGGACTCCTGATCCTGCTTCTTGATGTCGCGCTGGCGCCGTTCATCGCTCAGGACCTGCCCCAGTCCGCGATCGGGGCGACCGACGCGACGGTGGTGAACGTCCTCGTGTATGCGCCGGTTAGGTTCCTCTATGGTGGTATCACGGAGGAGCTACTGCTCCGCTACGGACTCATGTCGGCGCTCGCATTCATTGGCTGGGTGCTCACCGGCCGTCAGTCGGGCGGCCCTGGATCGGGAGTAATGTGGGTCGCGATCATAATCTCTGCAGTGCTGTTTGGGATCGGCCATCTCCCAGCGCTCGCACAGTCCGTCGGCCTAACCCCAGCACTCATCGCCCGGACGATTCTTCTGAACGCGATTGCAGGCGTGCTCTTCGGGTGGCTGTACTGGCAACGGAGCCTCGAAGCAGCGATGGTAGCCCACGCCGCCTTCCACATCCCGTTGGTAGTGCTCTCGCTTATACAGGTCGCAATACTCTGA
- a CDS encoding CPBP family intramembrane glutamic endopeptidase: MASFRSWVNQHRLLSFVVIAYVFTWTIQGALAYSGMEASWTHSILIGFGGFGPPIGAAVVIWASGGSLRKWIGQMFKWRIGAKWWALAFGLPLIILSLGVLLFVLAGGPIDLTEFESPFIYLFAMVWGTVWGGGQEDLGWRGFMLPILQDSYSALTSSVIVGVTWAAWHLPLFLNATTTHGGWPLSQQLLWMVSILAGSILWTWMYNSTGGSVLAVAVFHAGVNAMGIFHPADPEALIPNGVPDPWLNLLAEVTGAVPLVLIAILLIVVYGGDRLADRDPPTPQDAGLPPVTESDYRV, from the coding sequence ATGGCCAGTTTCCGCTCGTGGGTCAACCAACATCGCCTCCTAAGCTTCGTTGTAATCGCCTATGTGTTCACATGGACGATCCAGGGGGCGCTCGCGTATTCGGGGATGGAAGCCTCCTGGACGCACTCGATCCTGATCGGCTTCGGCGGATTCGGTCCGCCGATCGGCGCGGCGGTGGTCATCTGGGCTTCCGGTGGAAGCCTCCGTAAGTGGATCGGCCAGATGTTCAAGTGGCGAATCGGTGCGAAATGGTGGGCGCTCGCGTTCGGCCTCCCCTTGATTATTCTCTCATTGGGCGTCTTGCTGTTCGTCTTAGCTGGCGGCCCAATCGACCTCACCGAATTCGAATCGCCCTTCATCTACCTGTTCGCGATGGTGTGGGGAACCGTGTGGGGTGGCGGCCAGGAAGATCTCGGCTGGCGTGGCTTCATGCTCCCTATCCTGCAGGACTCCTACAGCGCGCTGACCTCAAGTGTCATCGTGGGCGTCACGTGGGCTGCTTGGCATCTTCCGTTGTTCCTGAACGCGACGACCACCCACGGCGGCTGGCCGCTCTCCCAGCAACTCCTCTGGATGGTCTCCATCCTTGCTGGTTCCATCCTCTGGACGTGGATGTACAACAGCACCGGCGGCAGCGTGCTCGCCGTCGCAGTGTTCCATGCTGGCGTTAATGCGATGGGAATCTTCCATCCCGCTGACCCGGAAGCACTCATCCCGAATGGTGTTCCTGACCCGTGGCTGAACCTGCTCGCCGAAGTTACTGGGGCAGTTCCACTCGTGCTGATTGCTATCCTTCTCATCGTCGTCTACGGCGGAGACCGCCTCGCCGACCGCGACCCGCCGACCCCACAGGATGCCGGTCTCCCACCGGTAACTGAGAGTGATTACCGCGTGTGA
- a CDS encoding universal stress protein: protein MPDNVLVALDGSPLAERAFMYALETFPNATITTIYVINPIDSVIDVEAGGLPVAEDWYDTAQERATEIHTTATDLAADHDIVLATVTEVGKPAREILDYAADNGIDQIVMGSHGRSGLDRTFLGSVAETVTRRAQIPVTIIG, encoded by the coding sequence ATGCCTGACAACGTTCTCGTCGCCTTGGACGGCTCCCCGCTTGCCGAGCGTGCATTTATGTACGCACTCGAGACCTTCCCGAACGCCACCATCACCACAATTTACGTCATCAACCCGATCGACTCGGTAATCGATGTAGAGGCCGGTGGCTTGCCAGTCGCAGAGGACTGGTACGATACCGCCCAGGAGCGGGCGACCGAGATTCACACGACCGCGACGGATCTTGCAGCGGACCACGATATTGTGCTCGCTACAGTCACTGAAGTCGGGAAACCAGCGCGTGAGATTCTCGACTACGCTGCCGACAACGGCATCGACCAGATCGTTATGGGGAGCCACGGTCGGTCAGGCCTAGACCGGACGTTCCTCGGAAGTGTCGCCGAGACAGTTACTCGCCGAGCACAGATCCCGGTAACCATCATTGGATGA